One Cryptococcus decagattii chromosome 8, complete sequence DNA segment encodes these proteins:
- a CDS encoding 3-demethylubiquinone-9 3-O-methyltransferase: MNRQHLCRKLYIARSTTALSVARIAARSITTASSSTASNNPSTFSTINASEISHFSKLSSQWWSETGEFALLHRMNPVRVEWIRQKVALAPPPDEEWSFKTRHMDAQREAARGTGAWLTGLRCLDVGCGGGILSEALARLGATVVSVDASESNIGIATTHASQDPYLAKKMEKGELEYQFSTAEALRDAGEKFDVVCSMEVLEHVDEPREFMKCLGEMVNPGGHLLLSTISRTPLSQLLTITLAEDILRLVTPGTHTYRKFIKPEELRRFVYSDMGGFETWHRNDDASDIREKEVGETRGIIYDPLKGAWRLWDGVEGSWWKEAGEVCNYMYHAKKRS, from the exons ATGAACAGACAGCATCTCTGCAGAAAACTATACATCGCACGCTCCACTACAGCGCTCTCAGTAGCACGTATCGCAGCACGCTCAATCACAACAGCATCGTCATCAACCGCATCCAACAATCCCTCCACTTTCAGCACCATCAATGCTTCTGAAATCTCCCACTTTTCCAAACTCTCCTCCCAATGGTGGTCAGAAACAGGGGAGTTTGCGCTTTTACATCGTATGAATCCCGTGCGGGTAGAGTGGATCAGACAAAAAGTCGCTCTGGCTCCTCCACCGGACGAGGAATGGTCGTTTAAAACTCGTCATATGGATGCGCAGAGAGAAGCAGCCCGAGGTACCGGTGCTTGGCTGACAGGTCTTCGATGCTTGGACGTTGGATGTGGAGGTGGAATTCTCTCAGAGGCTCTGGCAAGATTGGGAGCCACTGTGGTGAGCGTCGATGCGAGTGAAAGCAATATAGGCATTGCAACCACTCATGCAAGCCAAGATCCGTACTTGGCCaagaaaatggaaaaggGAGAGTTGGAGTACCAATTCAGTACTGCTGAGGCTTTAAGGGATGCTGGAGAAAAATTTGATGTTGTGTGCTCCATGGAAGTGCTTGAGCATGTCGATGAGCCTCGAGAGTTCATGAAATGTCTCGGAGAGATGGTTAAT cCTGGCGGACATCTCTTACTTTCTACAATCTCAAGAACTCCCCTTTCTCAACTGCTCACTATCACTCTTGCCGAAGATATCCTCCGCCTTGTGACTCCGGGAACACATACCTACCGTAAATTCATCAAGCCCGAGGAACTCCGACGTTTCGTCTACAGTGATATGGGTGGTTTTGAAACATGGCACAGGAATGATGATGCAAGTGATATCCGGGAGAAGGAAGTTGGAGAAACTCGAGGGATTATATACGATCCTTTAAAGGGTGCTTGGAGATTGTGGGATGGTGTGGAGGGCAGCTGGTGGAAGGAGGCAGGTGAAGTTTGCAATTACATGTACCatgcgaagaagaggtcgTAG
- a CDS encoding elongator complex protein 3 — translation MIAPTTSQSELHLLCVSAVVRDLISTYNSSSSSATQPPNVNSLRAKYAKKYGLKAVPRLTDVLAAVPEEWKDRLRGWLRAKPVRTASGVAVVAVMCKPHRCPHVAMTGNICVYCPGGPDSDFEYSTQSYTGYEPTSMRAIRARYDPYEQARGRVNQLRDLGHSVDKVEIIIMGGTFMSMPEDYRHKFIAGLHNALSGHTGDDVDEAVKFSEQSKIKCVGITIETRPDYCLKPHLSQMLRYGCTRLEIGVQSVYEDVARDTNRGHTVRAVSESFHMSKDAGYKIVAHMMPDLPNCGTERDIWQFQEFFENPAFRSDGLKLYPTLVIRGTGLYELWRTGKYKNYPPNALVDIVARIMALVPPWTRVYRVQRDIPMPLVSSGVENGNLRELALARMKDFGAECRDVRYREVGLHEIHHRVRPQDIELIRRDYAANGGWETFLSYEDPQSDILVGLLRLRKCSEEGTFRKELVGMEGGCSLVRELHVYGTAAPVHSRDPKKFQHQGIGTLLMEEAERIAREEHGSGRIAVISGVGTRDYYRRLGYFLDGPYMVKDLLYDDE, via the exons ATGATTGCACCCACAACCTCACAGTCGGAACTGCACCTTCTCTGTGTATCCGCCGTGGTCAGGGACCTTATCTCAACCTACAACTCTTCAAGCAGCTCCGCCACCCAGCCCCCAAACGTAAACAGCCTCAGGGCCAAATACGCAAAGAAATACGGACTCAAGGCAGTCCCTCGTTTGACAGATGTCCTCGCTGCTGTTCCGGAGGAGTGGAAGGATAGACTGAGGGGATGGCTGAGAGCAAAGCCGGTCAGAACGGCGAGCGGTGTGGCTGTTGTCGCTGTCATGTGTAAACCCCATCGATGTCCTCACGTCGCCATGACCGGAAACATCTGCGT TTACTGCCCCGGCGGTCCCGATTCTGACTTTGAATACTCGACCCAGTCATACACTGGCTACGAG CCTACTTCTATGCGAGCCATCCGAGCCAGGTATGACCCATATGAACAGGCGCGTGGGCGTGTGAACCAGCTACGCGACCTTGGACACAGTGTTGACAAGGTTGAGATCAT TATCATGGGAGGAACGTTCATGTCTATGCCGGAAGACTATCGCCACAAATTCATTGCGGGGCTTCATAACGCCTTGAGCGGCCACACTGGAGACGACGTCGACGAGGCTGTCAA GTTCTCTGAGCAAAGCAAGATCAAGTGTGTTGGTATCACTATCGAAACTCGTCCTGATTACTGCTTGAAGCCTCATTTGAGTCAGATGTTGAGGTATGGATGCACCCGTTTGGAAATTGGTGTTCAGTCAGTTTATGAG GACGTTGCACGAGACACCAACCGAGGGCACACTGTCCGAGCTGTCAGTGAATCCTTCCACATGTCCAAAGACGCCGGGTACAAGATTGTTGCCCACATGATGCCTGACCTTCCCAACTGCGGTACCGAGCGAGACATTTGGCAATTCCAAGAATTCTTTGAAAATCCTGCTTTCCGATCAGACGGTCTCAAGTTGTATCCAACCTTGGTTATCCGTGGTACCGGTCTTTACGAACTTTGGAGAACTGGCAAGTATAAGAATTACCCTCCCAACGCCCTTGTCGATATCGTAGCCAGGATCATGGCGCTCGTACCCCCCTGGACACGAGTCTACCGTGTCCAACGAGATATCCCTATGCCCCTCGTCTCTTCCGGCGTGGAGAATGGTAATTTGCGTGAACTCGCGCTTGCGCGTATGAAGGATTTTGGTGCCGAGTGTCGCGATGTGCGATACCGTGAAGTCGGTCTGCACGAAATTCACCATCGTGTGCGACCTCAGGATATCGAGCTTATCCGAAGAGATTACGCGGCGAACGGTGGATGGGAGACTTTCTTGTCGTATGAGGATCCTCAGTCTGATATTTTGGTCGGTCTTTTGAGGTTGAGAAAGTGTTCGGAGGAAGGGACGTTTAGAAAGGAGTTGGTCGGTATGGAAGGTGGATGCAGTCTTGTGCGAGAGCTT CACGTGTATGGTACTGCCGCACCCGTCCACTCTCGTGACCCCAAGAAATTCCAGCATCAAGGTATCGGTACATTGttgatggaagaggcggagCGTATCGCTCGTGAGGAACACGGTAGCGGTCGTATCGCTGTAATCTCTG GTGTTGGGACTCGTGATTATTATCGACGACTTGGTTACTTCCTTGATGGGCCTTATATGGTCAAAGATCTTTTGTACGATGACGAGTAG
- a CDS encoding 6-phosphogluconate dehydrogenase, decarboxylating 1 → MSSELADVGLIGLAVMGQNLILNMNDKGFKVCAYNRTVSKVDHFLANEAKGTNIIGAHSVQELCAKLKRPRRIILLVKAGKAVDDFIAQLEPYLEKGDIIIDGGNSHYPDSIRRTHELEAKGLLFVGSGVSGGEEGARNGPSLMPGGSDAAWPHIKEIFQKTAAQAQGEPCCDWVGETGSGHYVKMVHNGIEYGDMQLIAEAYDILKRGLELHEDEIAGIFDKWNNGVLDSFLIEITRDILKFKDTDGVPMVRKILDKAGQKGTGKWTAIDALDNGMPVTLIGEAVFARCLSAIKDERVRASKVIAGPPKEAFKGDKQQFIDDLEQALYASKIISYAQGFMLMREAAKVNDWHLNNAGIAAMWRGGCIIKSVFLSDITAAYRQNAELENLLLAPFFTKALEKAQAGWRRVVAQSTLWGIPIPAHTTALSFFDGYRTETLPANLIQAQRDFFGAHTFRVVPGMGNDHLKENEDVHVKWTATSGNVSSSTYNA, encoded by the exons ATGTCTTCCGAGCT TGCCGACGTTGGTCTTATTGGTTTGGCCGTCATG GGTCAGAACTTGATCCTCAACATGAACGACAAGGGCTTCAAGGTCTGTGCCTACAACCG AACTGTCTCCAAGGTTGACCACTTCCTTGCGAACGAGGCTAAGG GCACCAACATCATTGGCGCCCACTCCGTTCAGGAGCTCTGCGCTAAGCTCAAGAGGCCTAGGCGaatcatcctcctcgtcaAGGCTGGTAAGGCCGTCGACGACTTCATTGCTCAGCTCGAGCCTTACCTCGAGAAGGGtgacatcatcattgaCGGTGGTAACTCCCACTACCCTGACTCTATCCGACGAACCCATGAGCTCGAGGCCAAGGGTCTCTTGTTTGTCGGCTCTGGTGTCTCTGGTGGTGAGGAGGGTGCCCGAAACGGTCCTTCTCTTATGCCCGGTGGTTCTGATGCCGCCTGGCCCCACATTAAGGAGATCTTCC AGAAGACCGCTGCTCAGGCCCAGGGTGAGCCTTGTTGTGACTGGGTCGGTGAGACCGGTTCCGGCCACTACGTTAAGATGGTCCACAACGGTATCGAGTACGGAGACATGCAGTTGATCGCTGAGGCCTACGACATCCTCAAGCGAGGTCTTGAGCTCCATGAGGACGAGATTGCTGGTATCTTTGACAAG TGGAACAACGGTGTCCTCGACTCTTTCCTCATTGAGATCACCCGAGACATTCTCAAGTTCAAGGACACTGACGGTGTCCCCATGGTCCGAAAGATCCTTGACAAGGCCGGCCAGAAGGGTACCGGTAAGTGGACTGCCATTGACGCCCTTGACAACGGTATGCCCGTTACCCTTATCGGTGAGGCCGTCTTCGCCCGATGCCTTTCTGCCATTAAGGACGAGCGAGTCAGGGCTTCCAAGGTCATCGCTGGTCCCCCCAAGGAGGCCTTCAAGGGTGACAAGCAGCAGTTCATTGA CGACCTTGAGCAGGCTCTTTACGCCTCCAAGATCATCTCTTACGCCCAGGGCTTCATGCTCATGCGTGAAGCTGCCAAGGTTAACGACTGGCACTTGAACAACGCCGGTATCGCTGCTATGTGGCGAGGTGGCTGTATCATCAAGTCCGTCTTCCTTTCTGACATTACCGCTGCCTACCGACAGAACGCCGAACTCGAGAACCTCCTCCTTgctcccttcttcaccaagGCCCTCGAAAAGGCCCAAGCCGGCTGGAGGCGAGTCGTCGCTCAGTCCACTCTCTGGGGTATCCCCATCCCTGCCCACACCACCgccttgtccttcttcgACGGTTACCGAACCGAGACCCTTCCCGCCAACCTTATCCAGGCTCAGCGAGACTTCTTCGGTG CCCACACCTTCCGAGTTGTTCCCGGTATGGGCAACGACCACCTCAAGGAGAACGAGGACGTTCACGTCAAGTGGACCGCTACCTCTGGTAAcgtctcctcctccacatACAACGCTTAA
- a CDS encoding glutamate-tRNA ligase, whose translation MTRPLRSFRRVLSLRLGARHYHSHHSPSQSTNASSEIPKNARLRFAPSPTGHLHLGGLRTALFNHILARKWKGKWLLRIEDTDRSRYTEGAVDSLRSALEWAGLEYDEGVGVGGSYGPYTQSERIDIYQHYTKELLSRDEAYECFCSPTELEAIKLSLTQQGFKHSYDGRCRHLTEEEVARRQRAGQKFVVRYKNSPGELDLPPDMIFGIHQPTAVIGPDDFVLLKSDGWPTYHLASVVDDHLMEITHVLRGEEWLPSIPKHHKLYRAFGWTPPQFAHLPLLCNPDGTKLSKRRGDTFVQHYQKQGYEPEALLNFLALMGWDYHAAITSSSPETTLDPHIRTDGHSLYELFTLPQLIAAFDPSHINHRKAAVNQGKLDFLNKLTLRRKAGRLGEDGVMVEAGKIGTGQEEEEREKLVGRFQNLLREEKVLQRCELVENLDYVGKVFDAELPRTTRLPEMPMHSIFYFLPPTYTCHESQSILKDLNLRLYCQYTHLFADALQTRAESAESVDEALVWDVIHEVVDASGVTKKSHLLIPIRHALTERKKGPSIPELVVVLGLDETLSRLRRGEEFVKAQDLVRRKAAIAE comes from the exons ATGACTAGACCTCTCAGATCATTCCGCAGGGTACTGAGCCTCAGGCTGGGTGCTAGGCACTACCACTCTCATCACTCTCCCTCCCAAAGTACCAACGCCTCTTCAGAAATACCAAAAAACGCCAGACTCCGATTTGCGCCGTCTCCCACTGGCCATCTGCATCTTGGTGGTCTACGAACAGCTTTGTTCAATCACATATTAGcgaggaaatggaaaggaAAGTGGCTATTAAGGATCGAAGATACAGATAGA TCGAGGTATACTGAAGGAGCCGTGGATAGCTTAAGAAGCGCTTTGGAATGGGCAGGACTCGAGTATGATGAAGGTGTGGGCGTTGGAGGATCCTACGGACCTTATACCCAA TCCGAGAGGATCGACATCTACCAACACTACACTAAGGAACTCCTTTCCCGAGACGAGGCTTATGAGTGCTTCTGCTCACCCACTGAGCTGGAGGCTATCAAGTTATCGCTAACTCAACAAGGATTTAAGCACAGCTATGACGGACGATGTCGGCATCtgacagaggaagaagtggcGAGGCGACAGCGTGCGGGGCAAAAGTTTGTGGTTCGGTACAAG AATTCCCCCGGAGAGCTAGACTTACCCCCTGATATGATCTTTGGTATTCACCAGCCGACAGCTGTGATTGGCCCCGACGACTTCGTCTTGCTTAAATCTGACGGTTGGCCAACTTATCATTTGGCGAGCGTGGTCGATGACCATCTCATGGAGATCACACATGTTCTTCGAGGAGAG GAATGGCTCCCGTCCATACCAAAGCACCATAAGCTTTACAGAGCATTCGGATGGACACCCCCTCAATTTGCGCACCTCCCTTTACTGTGTAACCCTGATGGGACAAAGTTGAGTAAGCGACGTGGTGACACCTTTGTCCAGCATTATCAA AAGCAAGGTTACGAGCCCGAGGCACTTCTCAACTTCCTTGCTTTAATGGGCTGGGATTATCACGCCGCCATCacgtcttcatctcctgAAACTACCCTCGATCCCCACATCCGGACAGACGGTCACTCTTTGTACGAACTCTTTACCCTCCCTCAACTCATCGCCGCGTTTGACCCCAGCCATATCAATCATCGTAAAGCCGCTGTTAATCAGGGCAAGCTGGATTTCTTGAACAAGTTGACTTTGAGGAGAAAAGCTGGACGGttgggagaagatggagtgATGGTTGAAGCGGGGAAGATTGGTACTGGacaagaggaggaagaaagggagaagtTGGTGGGAAGGTTCCAGAATTTATtgagggaagagaaagttCTCCAGCGATG TGAATTGGTGGAGAATCTCGATTATGTCGGAAAAGTATTCGATGCCGAGCTT CCTCGAACCACGCGTCTACCTGAAATGCCCATGCATTCGATCTTCtatttccttcctcccactTACACGTGCCATGAATCCCAATCTATCCTCAAGGACCTCAATCTCCGACTTTACT GTCAGTACACACATCTCTTTGCCGATGCTCTCCAAACTCGAGCAGAATCAGCAGAATCCGTGGACGAAGCCTTGGTGTGGGATGTCATTCATGAAGTGGTGGATGCTTCAGGTgtgacgaagaagagccACTTGTTAATACCTATCAGACATGCTTTGACAGAAAGAAAG AAAGGACCCAGTATTCCCGAGTTGGTTGTTGTTTTGGGTCTTGATGAGACGTTGTCAAGATTacgaagaggagaagagttCGTCAAGGCACAAGATCTTGTCCGTAGGAAGGCCGCGATAGCCGAATAA
- a CDS encoding DNA ligase 4 — MAVHAPYYHAPPPTQEINGEKPTLAAATTLERPADCINRGQYPAFYIICGYLNRLRADAPHKKYELLMRIFGNWREKVGPDLYPLIRLLLPDKDRERPVYNLKESMLARCYIDILSLEKHSEAAQRLIKWKQPAEGSSNPTGDFAKVCYNEIKARSTVEEGQLSVEAVNMLLDKLAVGKMKQAEYVPILKAINMQCTAEEQEWIIRIILKDLHISIRERGVLSAFHPDAIDLYSICSDLKRVCWTLYDPGFRLNKNETHLELFHSFVPQLCGRMNDASLENIAKAIGAPKEFIMEEKLDGERIQLHMRGNGAQWFYCSRKAKDYTYLYGAHPGEGSLTRYIANAFQDNVRNIILDGEMMVWDPVVERYLAFGTLKSAALDHFNDETAPRPCFKVFDILFLNDHCLSRKRLSERKRLLRSGKIFKNIEDYKGRLEFVDEKRGKSAKDIREYLERVVETKGEGLVVKKTDVIYQTNSRGYDWIKVKPEYSDQMGENLEVLVLGGWWGKGGRSGKISRLLCGLREQAFDDGTVKQPTFKTFCSIGSGMSYSDYEWILNKHKKHWKPFDRFNPPPFMKLGPVGLDDKPDVYIEPENSFVIEVKASEIVPAGGGYGIGFTLRFPRCKYIYYDRNSRDYELDDESKERDMWTCVKRADFMDLFSRPKRSYDDSQGPGKKKKRKVVRSKKNHIITNFRGQKLSDIDAETSIFSDMTFYIAKGTSEYPKADLEAVVHKHGADFTQAQLSDLSAIVISPDQKSPLVRAQIRQGVNVIKPEWIFESIARRKALPLLKEFLVYASEEAQVGRYYNKTLEQYDKVSFVRDRTGETLFEEDGDADVEEEVMDDEDKEEIDMEEVREANDRRMAREVLKERESNRSLEQKKVQEAWGLRSRASTGGSDSEAEEIKSLKEESDTDSERIRRLRAIYQDEEDEENDSHESDVGVDGDDYRLAPLNGLNDKEEGFMGESPEAMHYDEDRIFYHLAFYIDTPENAAVNGLESSSPSLNAQERFAKIEKLLAENGGRAVESISDPKLTHIIMDDEDSGRYVELTRKTALPRRKHIVTPKWVEDCVDEETLLDEDLYKPK; from the exons ATGGCAGTCCATGCTCCATATTATCATGCACCTCCGCCCACGCAGGAAATAAATGGCGAGAAGCCAACATTAGCCGCAGCGACAACCCTCGAACGTCCAGCGGACTGTATCAACCGCGGCCAGTATCCCGCTTTCTACATTATCTGCGGCTATCTGAACAGACTACGGGCAGATGCTCCACATAAAAAGTATGAGCTTCTGATGAGGATATTTGGGAACTGGAGGGAGAAAGTAGGGCCGGACCTTTATCCGTTGATCAGGTTATTGTTACCTGAT AAAGATAGGGAAAGGCCCGTGTATAATTTGAAAGAGTCAATGTTGGCTCGATGCTACATTGATATATTGTCGTTGGAGAAGCATAGCGAGGCGGCTCAGAGGCTGATCAAATGGAAGCAACCTGCAGAAGGT TCCTCAAATCCAACCGGAGATTTTGCCAAAGTCTGTTACAATGAGATAAAAGCTCGATCCACCGTGGAGGAAGGTCAGCTGAGTGTTGAGGCGGTAAATATGCTTCTCGATAAGCTTGCCGTTGGGAAAATGAAGCA AGCAGAATATGTGCCTATACTCAAGGCTATCAATATGCAATGCACAGCTGAGGAACAGGAATGGATTATCCGGATCATTCTCAAAG ACTTGCACATTTCAATACGTGAACGGGGAGTTTTATCAGCATTCCATCCTGATGCGATAGATCTGTATAGCATCTGTTCAGACCTTAAACGTGTCTGTTGGACTTTATATGATCCCGGCTTCAGGCTCAATAAAAAT GAGACACATCTTGAATTATTCCACTCTTTTGTCCCCCAATTATGTGGCCGCATGAATGATGCGTCACTTGAAAATATTGCAAAGGCGATTGGAGCTCCAAAAGAATTCATCATGGAAGAAAAGTTGGACGGGGAGAGGATACAATTACACATGAGAGGCAATGGTGCACAATGGTTCTATTGTTCAAGGAAAGCCAAAGACTATA CATATCTGTATGGTGCCCATCCAGGAGAGGGAAGTTTGACTCGCTATATAGCTAATGCCTTCCAGGACAATGTCAGAAA TATCATTCTTGATGGGGAAATGATGGTTTGGGATCCTGTAGTGGAACGTTACCTGGCTTTCGGAACCCTCAAGTCGGCTGCACTTG ACCATTTCAATGATGAAACCGCCCCGCGTCCATGTT TTAAAGTATTTGACATACTTTTCTTGAACGATCATTGCCTTTCCCGCAAACGTTTATCAGAACGCAAGCGCCTTCTTCGTTCTGGAAAAATTTTTAAGAATATTGAGGATTACAAGGGGAGATTGGAATTCGTAGACGaaaaaagagggaagagcgCAAAGGACATTAGGGAGTATTTGGAGAGAGTGGTCGAAACCAA GGGCGAAGGTCTAGTGGTTAAGAAGACGGATGTAATCTATCAAACAAACTCGAGAGGATATGACTGGATCAAGGTCAAACCTGAGTATAGTGACCAAATGGGTGAG AATCTCGAAGTCTTAGTGTTGGGCGGATGGTGGGGTAAAGGAGGACGTTCAGGGAAGATTTCGAGATTACTCTGCGGATTAAGAGAGCAGGCGTTTGACGATGGCACAGTAAAGCAACCGAC CTTCAAGACTTTTTGTTCGATCGGTTCTGGAATGAGCTATTCAGACTACGAGTGGATTTT GAATAAACACAAGAAGCACTGGAAGCCCTTTGATAGGTTCAATCCACCCCCATTTATGAAACTTGGGCCAGTGGGTTTAGACGACAAGC CGGATGTTTATATCGAACCGGAGAA CTCTTTTGTCATCGAAGTTAAAGCGTCTGAAATTGTGCCGGCAG GCGGAGGCTACGGAATAGGATTTACTCTTCGTTTTCCGCGCTGCAAATACATCTACTACGACAGGAATAGTCGAGATTATGAGCTGGACGATGAGTCAAAGGAGAGGGATATGTGGACCTGTGTAA AACGGGCAGATTTCATGGACCTCTTCTCAAGGCCCAAAAGATCATATGATGATAGTCAAGGTCCTGG gaaaaagaagaagcgtAAGGTGGTCAGGTCTAAA AAAAACCACATCATCACCAATTTCCGAGGTCAGAAGCTTTCAGATATAGATGCGGAGACGAGCATATTCAGCGATATGACGTTTT ATATTGCAAAAGGCACATCTGAATACCCGAAAGCTGATCTCGAAGCAGTTGTGCATAAGCACGGTGCAGATTTCACACAAGCTCAGCTATCCGACTTATCAGCAATCGTCATCTCTCCCGATCAAAAGA GCCCTCTAGTACGAGCCCAGATCCGGCAGGGGGTCAACGTCATCAAGCCAGAATGGATATTTGAGAGTATTGCACGGAGGAAAGCTTTGCCTTTGTTGAAGGA GTTCCTGGTCTACGCGTCGGAAGAAGCTCAAGTGGGACGATACTACAATAAGACACTAGAGCAGTATGACAAGGTTTCTTTTGTACGTGATCGTACCGGCGAGACACTCttcgaagaagatggtgatgccgatgtcgaagaagaggttatggatgatgaggacaaagaagagattgacATGGAAGAAGTTCGAGAAGCCAATGACAGAAGGATGGCCAGAGAAGTTCTCAAAGAGAGAGAATCGAATAGATCACTGGAACAGAAGAAGGTTCAGGAAGCATGGGGCCTGAGATCAAGAGCGAGTACGGGAGGTTCCGATAGTGAAGCTGAGGAAATTAAATCGTTgaaagaggagagtgaCACAGATTCGGAAAGGATTAGAAGACTCCGG GCCATTTATCAGGAcgaagaggacgaagaaaaCGACAGTCATGAATCAGATGTTGGTGTAGATGGGGATGATTACAGACTGGCCCCCCTCAACGGATTAAATGACAAGGAG GAGGGATTTATGGGGGAGAGTCCAGAGGCAATGCACTATGATGAAGATCGA ATTTTCTATCATCTCGCATTTTACATCGATACTCCCGAGAACGCTGCGGTCAACGGCTTGGAAAgctcttctccttctctcaaCGCCCAAGAAAG ATTCGCCAAGATAGAAAAGTTGTTGGCAGAGAACGGTGGACGTGCGGTGGAAAGCATCTCCGATCCCAAGCTCACGCACATTATaatggatgatgaggattCAGGAAGATACGTCGAGTTGACAAGGAAGACTGCCCT GCCCAGAAGGAAACACATCGTGACTCCCAAATGGGTGGAGGATTGCGTAGATGAAGAGACATTGCTGGACGAAGATT TATATAAACCGAAGTAG